From the genome of Pseudomonas mohnii:
GGTAAAGACACTGTGCTGCACCGGGCCCGTCAGATCAAACACCAGTCGCGTGTTGTCCGGCGCCCGCCACAGGCGAACACTGTTGACCTTCGTGTCGGCCACAGCGTCGACGGTTACCGCCAAAAACAACACCCCAACGGCAGCAACCAACGCGCGAAAGCGCATACCTAACCCCATCATTTATTTGGATTCCAATGCCAAAGCGGCACACCAGGACTCGCCACGCGAGCCTTGAGGCAAAATTTTCAGCGAACGCCCGCTGTCATGCGGGCTAATGGTAATGGTCAGGTCGGGCTTTGGCAAAAAGCCTGCACCCTTGTCAGGCCATTCGATCAGGCACAGCGCGTCATCTTCGAAATAGTCGCGGATGCCGAGGTACTCCAGCTCTTCCGGATCGACCAGGCGATACAGATCGAAATGAAAGGCACGAATATCGCCGATCTCGTAGGGCTCAACCAAAGTGAAGGTCGGACTTTTTACCGCCCCGACATGCCCCAGGCCACGGATGATGCCCCGGGACAGCGTGGTTTTCCCCGCCCCCAGATCTCCCTCGAGAAAGATCAGACCGTGCCCTTTCGTGGTTTGGGCGATGCGTGTACCCAATTCAGTCATCGCCGCTTCATCAGCCAGGTACAGGGTTACTTCAGACACGGTGCTTGCTCCTCCAACAACTGACGAATGGCTGGAATCAGATCACTGGCCGCCAGCCCACGGCCGAATTTACCTTGTTGCTCACCGGCATTGGCATGCAGCCAGACCGCCAGGCACGCGGCGTCGAATGCCTCCATGCCTTGGGCCAGCAACGCGCCGACCAAACCCGCCAGCACATCACCCAACCCGGCGGTGGCCATCGCCGGATGCCCCTGGTGACACACTGCCAGCCGCCCGTCCGGACTGGCGATCAAACTGCCGGCGCCTTTGAGCACCACGACCGCTGTATATTTTTTGCTCAGCGCATGGGCCGCGGCGGGCCGATCCGCCTGAACTTGCGCCGTGCTGATGCCTAACAAGCGAGCCGCTTCGCCCGGATGCGGGGTAATCACACAATCCCTGGGCAACCTCACCCGCTCCTCAGCCAGCATGTTCAGCGCGTCGGCGTCCCAGACTTGCGGCAACGGCGCGTTGGCGGCAGCCGACAATAGACTGCGCCCCCAAGCCGCCTGGCCCAAGCCTGGGCCAACCACCAACACGGAAACCTTTTGAAGCAATCCCATCAGTTGATTGGCTGACGAAGCGCCCACCACCATCGCCTCGGGGATCCTGGCCAATGCGGCAGGCACGTGTTCGCTGCGAGTGGCCACCGACACCATGCCGGCACCGCTGCGCAGCGCACTTTGCGCACTCAGCAGGATCGCACCACCGAAACCGCGATCGCCGCCGATCAGCAGCACATGGCCGAATTTGCCTTTATGGGAAGCAGGCTGACGCGCAGCCAGACACGGCAGCTTGCCAGCCGTCAGACGACGGGCGCTGACCGGCGCGCTTTCAAGTAACTGCGGATCGGCGTGCAAGTCGTTGAACACCAGTTCGCCCACCACATCCGCCGCGTCACCGGTGAACAAACCCACTTTCAAACCGATGAACGTCACGGTCAGGTCCGCCCGGACCGCGTGAGCGAGGATGCGCCCGGTATCGGCGCTCAGACCGGAAGGGATATCCACCGCCGCCACCGGCAGACCGCTGGCATTGATCGCAGCAATGGCACTGGCATACGGGTCGCGCACGTCACCGCTCAGACCCGTGCCGAGCAAGGCGTCGAGCACGACACCGCGCAATTGCGACTGCTCGCGCCACGCCTCAATAGAGACCTTTTCAGACACGGCCTCGGCATGTGCCAGGCCAGCATCGCCTTGCAACCTTTGCGGATCGCCTACCGCCAATACCCGCACCGTCCATCCGGCGCGCCGGGCCAGCACCGCCACCAGATAGCCATCACCGGCATTGTTGCCTTGCCCTGCCAACACGCTCAATTCGGTCGCCGATGGCCACTGACGAACCAGCGCTCGCCAGGTTGCCCGAGCCGCACGCTGCATCAATTCGAAGCCCTTTGTTCCGGCCGCGATCAGGCTCGCATCAAGTCCCCGGACCTGTGCGGCGCTGTACAGCGCGTCGGGTAAATCATCTTTAGTGTGCGGCATGCGTCTTCAGGCTCCGATGTCTGGCAGAATTATACGCACCTCAGCTCCGGTTTCTCTCGCCTCATGCCCGCTATTACTCCAGACCTGCCCACTCTCGCCCAATCCATCAAGGACTGGGGCCGCGAGCTGGGCTTTCAGCAAGTCGGCATCAGCGGTCTCGACCTGGGCGAGCATGAGCAGCACCTGGAGCGCTGGCTCGACGCCGGCTACCACGGCGAAATGGACTACATGGGCGCCCACGGCAGCAAACGCTCGCACCCGGAAGAACTGGTGCCGGGCACATTGAGAGTCGTTTCCCTGCGCATGGACTACCTGGCGGGCGACACGCAAATGGCGCAAATGCTCGCCCAGCCGGAAAAAGCCTACGTCTCACGTTATGCCTTGGGCCGCGATTACCACAAATTGATCCGTAAACGCGTGCAACAACTGGCGGAAAAGATTCAAGCTGAAATCGGCCCGTTCGGCTATCGCGCCTTTGTCGACAGTGCGCCTGTCCTGGAAAAAGCCATCGCCGAACAGGCCGGCCTGGGCTGGATCGGCAAGAACACGCTGGTTTTGAATCGCAAGGCCGGCAGTTATTTCTTCCTGGCCGAGCTGTTTGTCGATTTGCCGTTGCCGGTGGACCCGCCCCACGCCACCGAGCACTGTGGCCGATGCAGTGCCTGCCTCGATATTTGTCCAACCAACGCCTTCGTCGGCCCCTATGTGCTGGACGCCCG
Proteins encoded in this window:
- the tsaE gene encoding tRNA (adenosine(37)-N6)-threonylcarbamoyltransferase complex ATPase subunit type 1 TsaE; the protein is MSEVTLYLADEAAMTELGTRIAQTTKGHGLIFLEGDLGAGKTTLSRGIIRGLGHVGAVKSPTFTLVEPYEIGDIRAFHFDLYRLVDPEELEYLGIRDYFEDDALCLIEWPDKGAGFLPKPDLTITISPHDSGRSLKILPQGSRGESWCAALALESK
- a CDS encoding NAD(P)H-hydrate dehydratase, with translation MPHTKDDLPDALYSAAQVRGLDASLIAAGTKGFELMQRAARATWRALVRQWPSATELSVLAGQGNNAGDGYLVAVLARRAGWTVRVLAVGDPQRLQGDAGLAHAEAVSEKVSIEAWREQSQLRGVVLDALLGTGLSGDVRDPYASAIAAINASGLPVAAVDIPSGLSADTGRILAHAVRADLTVTFIGLKVGLFTGDAADVVGELVFNDLHADPQLLESAPVSARRLTAGKLPCLAARQPASHKGKFGHVLLIGGDRGFGGAILLSAQSALRSGAGMVSVATRSEHVPAALARIPEAMVVGASSANQLMGLLQKVSVLVVGPGLGQAAWGRSLLSAAANAPLPQVWDADALNMLAEERVRLPRDCVITPHPGEAARLLGISTAQVQADRPAAAHALSKKYTAVVVLKGAGSLIASPDGRLAVCHQGHPAMATAGLGDVLAGLVGALLAQGMEAFDAACLAVWLHANAGEQQGKFGRGLAASDLIPAIRQLLEEQAPCLK
- the queG gene encoding tRNA epoxyqueuosine(34) reductase QueG, encoding MPAITPDLPTLAQSIKDWGRELGFQQVGISGLDLGEHEQHLERWLDAGYHGEMDYMGAHGSKRSHPEELVPGTLRVVSLRMDYLAGDTQMAQMLAQPEKAYVSRYALGRDYHKLIRKRVQQLAEKIQAEIGPFGYRAFVDSAPVLEKAIAEQAGLGWIGKNTLVLNRKAGSYFFLAELFVDLPLPVDPPHATEHCGRCSACLDICPTNAFVGPYVLDARRCISYLTIELKGAIPEDLRPLIGNRVFGCDDCQIVCPWNRFARPSGESDFKPRHNLDNAELANLFMWDEDKFLNSTEGSPLRRTGYENWLRNLAVGLGNAPSTIPVLEALKARREYPSELVREHVEWALRQHSARQA